One Kazachstania africana CBS 2517 chromosome 9, complete genome genomic region harbors:
- the SSN2 gene encoding Ssn2p (similar to Saccharomyces cerevisiae SSN2 (YDR443C); ancestral locus Anc_5.559): protein MDTDVTVFRMEELSSSFYKIENITKINYRQYIPKHNEDQWSIQMELLLRKQDRKTLVALLSRELWVFSTNDNQLPELPPMTNELVVPEKEGEFTSDYSKPNLPPHYALFLKALRRAIYINLAFESNSQVVQFGNACISLKQSTSDSNYLLQLEPHLFSDGDLAVTVCTKNVGLIPLREENLNEAFFRSHALYLAPSGIRIDYRPTNGQYCLSPAPLNAELLLKTLKHSHGVNFLEQTNLKWITVVPHLAHLNGYTPSISSYIASTTDTKRIVWPLALCFAQPATKITDPLKDDALSFQTFRDALDIVDDFIQLRQSSAYRTPGSITNLGTNPMSSGGGYTEQFQQSYKGPFSGSGHPSINASPSIHSASNHINTDISPNGLGIDKTVLPTDTFSNELFSSPSMSRVSGRKKITVSNNSKISHGNELFNGRSIDDTNTVDISPLKSEIDSFIMMEPPIEPPIENISDDKDLFGEDDEDEDLNNTATGTNPATNLNSYNIDGDEDLFGERNETPASVPKEVTKGGSDEITEDMFGMSEDDEETGRHSSTPAMYYMNPNTDLTKSSVKKRKYLDIPIDEMTLSNSPLYQDPGAPLPIETPRDKRKSVFAPLTFNPIIENNVDNKYKNGGKFSFSPAIKEEALNFDVMQGELSSSEDEESESSFDADQYNNMNQELKSMEDSVHDTNFLNYQPIQGVQDSVPPELLSSNFVSVNDASTRDNTNSIWRIPQSEIVTNESPLKTAEPSLPSLEPNLSTKLLKSEISAFADDVVREKSGSVSPPSDTGLQEATKDSKYQISEKAMSQYSSNSLPFLLRHMPISSIPDVFLEQNVTLKISKTNQDIVNLLCEQVVFDSGILADLSIPRNLYESTTVDEKGVVATAMHNLFSYFEQMHGNQIISKFYSINHPFVFVKKNHDMIKIRADAQIFGKYLNSRPPSGIKNFKLLLLSTSNKNDCLSFISTLSQTYISQEFGFCELLKLTDEDMNGLIHLKDLNKPKLLLLAAQIVSYCSTNKNAGKDATIMILLPLDTVDHWELVSKAKSFQIVRDEVRAKIPDIELFFKVVPLKFIKDSLISIEDIYNFASSIYNILPSKSVKYTSIAHKLPEKIEFRTMQQTNGSTYVHYDAYIHLAYSRSIDKQWVFAALSDSEGKENLIRSWYVGTSKTLFDEACNQLWSLSLSLAGKKYGKICLILTRLNGILPDDELINWRRLSGRNVHLAVVCVDDNTKISFFDQDKFYPTFKPIFKDEKLSQSLKYLRLNDYEIRDIDQDVHGVIFQNPFPLANSQHRCAIKSGALIKFKRTDGNALLDKLEVNLLNCPHSNCKKLLEVILEEFRNLAGLNTWFGVSNGENAHIPWHVLAVKKMMRTMVHTKVEIVD, encoded by the coding sequence ATGGACACTGACGTGACAGTATTTCGCATGGAAGAGCTTTCTTCCAGTTTTTAcaagattgaaaatattaccaAGATTAATTACAGACAGTACATTCCGAAGCACAATGAAGATCAGTGGTCAATACAGATGGAACTCTTACTAAGAAAACAAGACAGGAAAACCCTAGTAGCGCTTCTTTCAAGGGAGCTTTGGGTATTCAGTACTAATGATAATCAGTTACCTGAATTACCACCGATGACAAATGAATTGGTGGTTCCGGAAAAGGAAGGCGAATTCACTTCGGACTATTCGAAACCTAATCTCCCTCCTCATTATGCACTTTTCTTAAAGGCATTAAGAAGAGCCATATACATCAATTTGGCGTTTGAATCTAATAGCCAAGTAGTTCAGTTTGGAAATGCATGTATTTCTTTAAAGCAATCCACCTCAGATTCGAATTATCTTTTACAATTAGAACCTCATCTATTTTCAGATGGTGATTTGGCAGTAACTGTTTGCACTAAAAATGTGGGTCTTATACCCTTAAGAGAGGAAAATCTGAACGAGGCCTTCTTTCGATCGCATGCCCTCTACTTAGCACCATCAGGTATAAGAATTGACTACCGACCTACAAATGGACAATATTGTCTTTCACCAGCGCCCCTTAACGCTGAGTTATTATTAAAGACATTAAAACATTCTCATGGGGTTAATTTTCTAGAACAGACCAATCTAAAATGGATTACTGTGGTACCCCACTTAGCCCACTTAAATGGGTATACTCCAAGCATCTCATCATATATAGCCTCAACTACTGACACGAAGAGGATAGTTTGGCCTTTAGCATTGTGTTTTGCGCAGCCTGCTACAAAGATTACAGATCCTCTTAAGGATGATGCTCTGTCGTTTCAAACATTTCGTGACGCTTTGGACATCGTAGATGATTTTATTCAACTAAGACAGAGTTCTGCTTACAGAACTCCTGGTAGTATTACAAATTTGGGAACAAATCCAATGAGTTCGGGTGGCGGGTACACAGAGCAATTTCAACAATCTTACAAGGGCCCTTTCTCCGGTAGTGGTCACCCATCTATCAATGCATCACCCTCTATTCATTCTGCATCAAATCATATAAACACTGATATCTCCCCAAATGGTCTCGGAATTGACAAAACAGTACTACCAACTGATACGTTCAGCAATGAGCTTTTCTCCTCACCTAGTATGAGCAGAGTATCtggaagaaagaaaataacaGTGTCCAACAATTCTAAAATAAGTCATGGTAATGAATTGTTCAATGGAAGGAGCATAGATGACACAAATACGGTTGACATTAGCCCTCTGAAATCTGAAATTGACTCTTTTATTATGATGGAACCCCCTATTGAGCCTCCGATTGAGAATATATCAGATGATAAGGATTTATTTGGagaagatgatgaggaCGAAGATCTAAATAATACTGCCACTGGGACTAATCCAGCTACAAATCTTAACTCTTACAACATCGATGGAGACGAGGATTTATTCGGAGAAAGAAACGAAACCCCTGCATCAGTACCTAAAGAAGTTACAAAAGGCGGGTCTGATGAAATTACAGAAGACATGTTTGGGATgtctgaagatgatgaggaaACAGGAAGACATAGTAGTACTCCGGCGATGTATTACATGAACCCTAATACAGATTTAACAAAATCATCCgtaaaaaagagaaaatatcTTGATATTCCAATTGATGAGATGACGTTATCTAATAGTCCTTTATACCAGGACCCTGGGGCACCCCTTCCGATTGAAACCCCAAGAGATAAGAGAAAAAGTGTCTTCGCTCCTCTTACATTCAATCCTATCATCGAGAATAATGTAGAcaataaatacaaaaatGGTGGTAAATTTTCCTTCAGCCCTGCAATAAAAGAGGAAGCACTAAACTTTGATGTGATGCAAGGTGAGTTATCTAGCTCAGAGGATGAAGAGAGTGAGTCGAGTTTCGATGCAGatcaatataataatatgaacCAAGAATTAAAATCAATGGAAGATAGTGTGCATGATactaatttcttgaattatCAACCAATTCAGGGTGTCCAAGATTCTGTACCACCTGAATtgttatcttcaaattttgtatcaGTAAATGACGCTTCTACTAGGGATAACACTAACTCCATCTGGAGGATACCTCAGAGCGAGATTGTAACAAATGAATCTCCGTTAAAGACTGCGGAGCCTTCTTTACCTTCACTGGAACCAAATCTATCTACAAAATTGTTGAAGTCTGAAATATCGGCCTTTGCTGACGATGTAGTTCGTGAAAAAAGTGGAAGTGTGTCTCCTCCATCTGATACTGGATTACAAGAGGCAACAAAAGATTCGAAGTATCAGATAAGCGAAAAGGCTATGTCCCAATATTCCTCGAACAGTCtaccatttttattgaGGCATATGccaatatcttcaattccTGACGTGTTTTTGGAACAAAATGtgactttgaaaatttctaaaacTAATCAAGATATTGTTAATCTTCTCTGTGAACAAGTTGTTTTTGATTCTGGCATTCTTGCAGATCTTAGTATTCCACGAAATTTATATGAAAGTACCActgttgatgaaaaagGCGTTGTAGCAACAGCGATGCACAATCTGTTCTCATATTTTGAGCAAATGCATGGTAACCAAATTATTAGCAAGTTTTATTCAATCAACCATCCATTCGTATTcgttaaaaaaaatcatgATATGATCAAGATCAGAGCTGACGCACAAATATTCGGTAAATATCTAAATTCAAGACCACCATCCGGAATTAAGAACTTCAAACTGCTCTTACTTTCTACATCAAACAAAAACGACTGTCTTTCATTTATATCCACATTATCACAAACATATATAAGCCAAGAATTTGGCTTTTGTGAGCTGCTGAAACTtactgatgaagatatgaacggtttaattcatttaaagGATTTGAATAAACCGAAACTTCTACTGTTAGCAGCCCAAATTGTATCTTACTGTTCTACAAATAAGAATGCTGGTAAAGATGCCActataatgattttattaccTCTTGATACAGTTGATCATTGGGAGCTTGTATCTAAGGCAAAATCCTTCCAGATCGTACGTGATGAAGTCAGAGCAAAGATACCAGATATTGAGTTATTTTTTAAGGTAGttccattgaaattcatCAAGGACTCCCTTATTTCAATCGAAGATATCTATAATTTTGCTTCGAGTATATACAACATTCTCCCATCTAAGTCGGTGAAGTATACTTCTATTGCTCATAAACTTCCCGAAAAGATCGAATTTCGAACAATGCAACAGACCAACGGATCGACGTACGTGCATTATGATGCATATATACATTTAGCTTACTCTAGGAGTATAGATAAGCAGTGGGTATTTGCAGCATTATCTGATAGTGAAGGTAAGGAAAACTTAATTAGATCCTGGTATGTTGGAACATCAAAAACGTTGTTTGATGAAGCTTGTAATCAACTCTGGTCTCTGTCGCTATCATTGGCTGGCAAAAAATATGGGAAAATCTGCTTAATACTTACAAGGTTAAATGGAATACTGCCAGATGATGAGCTAATAAATTGGAGACGTTTATCAGGAAGAAATGTACATCTAGCAGTAGTTTGTGTCGATGACaatacaaaaatttctttttttgatcaagataaattttatCCAACCTTTAAGcccattttcaaagatgagAAGCTTTCGCAATCACTTAAATACTTAAGGTTGAATGATTATGAAATCAGAGACATCGATCAGGATGTTCATGGTGTGATTTTCCAAAACCCGTTCCCATTAGCAAATTCACAGCACAGATGTGCAATTAAGAGTGGTGCATTgattaaattcaaaagaacaGATGGTAATGCTTTATTAGATAAACTCGAGGTGAATCTTTTAAATTGCCCTCATTCAAATTGCAAAAAGCTACTTGAGGTCattttagaagaatttagaaatttaGCTGGCCTGAATACATGGTTTGGCGTTTCGAATGGAGAAAACGCACATATACCTTGGCATGTCCTTGCAgtcaagaaaatgatgagaaCAATGGTTCACACAAAAGTAGAAATAGTCGATTAA